A section of the Triticum dicoccoides isolate Atlit2015 ecotype Zavitan chromosome 7A, WEW_v2.0, whole genome shotgun sequence genome encodes:
- the LOC119334678 gene encoding DNA oxidative demethylase ALKBH2-like codes for MASRLRLGQPSPNPGPSPSPSPGEGKIEEGEGRKPEPRREVTDLGGGSEVVHIPRFMARERAWELFEHLDKRIPWTRPTIRVFGRSVVQPRDTCYVADKGLTDLRYSGHQPHAHSWDDFPVLKDILKEVHEALPGSHFNSLLLNRYKGCSDYVSWHADDEPLYGPTPEIASVTFGCEREFLLRKKPANTQSQAAGESGETARKRLKVSAPQQHSFLLKHGSLLVMRGYTQRDWQHAVPKRARAASTRINLTFRHVLP; via the exons ATGGCCTCGCGGCTCCGGCTCGGCCAGCCCAGCCCGAACCccggccccagccccagccccagccccggCGAGGGGAAGATAGAAGAAGGAGAAGGGAGGAAGCCGGAGCCGCGGCGAGAGGTGACGGATCTGGGCGGCGGGAGCGAGGTGGTGCACATCCCGCGGTTCATGGCGCGGGAGAGGGCGTGGGAGCTGTTCGAACACCTCGACAAGCGCATCCCGTGGACGCGCCCCACCATCCGCGTCTTCGGCCGCTCCGTCGTCCAG CCCAGAGATACCTGCTATGTGGCAGATAAAGGGCTAACAGATTTGAGGTACAGCGGCCATCAGCCTCATGCGCATTCTTGGGATGATTTCCCAGTGCTCAAGGATATCTTGAAAGAG GTCCATGAAGCCCTCCCAGGAAGCCACTTTAACAGCCTGCTGCTGAACAGATACAAGGGATGTTCAGACTATGTGTCGTGGCACGCCGATGACGAACCCCTCTACGGGCCTACCCCGGAGATCGCGTCCGTCACATTCGGGTGCGAACGTGAGTTCTTGCTGAGGAAGAAGCCTGCCAACACACAATCACAAG CTGCTGGTGAATCTGGGGAAACGGCTCGGAAGCGGCTCAAGGTCAGCGCCCCTCAGCAGCATTCGTTCCTCCTGAAGCATGGCTCGTTGCTCGTGAtgaggggctacacccagcgggactGGCAGCACGCGGTGCCCAAGCGTGCGAGGGCGGCCTCGACGAGGATCAACCTGACTTTCCGGCATGTGTTGCCATGA
- the LOC119334441 gene encoding early nodulin-like protein 1 — translation MAGVLLSAAVACVLLAGAVTASSSSSPRVFTVGGEERGWRQPAPGEETYNHWATKNRFHVGDFLRKYEKNDSVLVVTRDDYKRCGADRPVFRLEGGEARFRLERSGFLYFISGAPGHCGAGQRFTVRVMSQRDSGSASPTEAPAMSPGGSFNSTPGSGSGSTRMPPRGNAGDGKISGAAPMRAPFGDYHAVGTALGVGAAVLVFA, via the exons ATGGCCGGCGTCCTGCTCTCGGCCGCCGTTGCCTGCGTCCTTCTCGCCGGCGCCGtgaccgcgtcgtcgtcgtcgtcgccgcgtgtGTTCACCGTCGGCGGCGAAGAGAGGGGCTGGAGGCAGCCGGCGCCCGGCGAGGAGACCTACAACCACTGGGCCACCAAGAACCGCTTCCACGTCGGCGATTTCCTCCgtaa GTACGAGAAGAACGACTCGGTGCTGGTGGTGACGCGCGACGACTACAAGCGCTGCGGCGCGGACAGGCCGGTGTTCCGCCTCGAGGGCGGCGAGGCGAGGTTCCGGCTCGAGCGGAGCGGCTTCCTCTACTTCATCAGCGGCGCGCCGGGCCACTGCGGCGCCGGCCAGAGGTTCACCGTGCGCGTCATGTCGCAGAGGGACAGCGGCAGCGCCTCCCCGACGGAGGCCCCCGCCATGTCTCCCGGCGGGTCCTTCAACTCCACGCCGGGGTCCGGATCAGGTTCCACGCGCATGCCGCCACGCGGGAACGCCGGCGACGGGAAGATCAGTGGCGCCGCGCCCATGCGCGCGCCCTTCGGTGACTATCACGCCGTTGGCACCGCTCTGGGAGTGGGTGCCGCCGTGCTGGTCTTTGCATGA